The nucleotide window TTTGCCAACAATCTTGGTTAAAAATAGATCCCAAGAACTCCTATCAACTCTCCCACTTGACATAGCCATTGAAACAACTTTCTCAACTTCACCTTCCTTTCCCATAACCTGAAGCACTTCAATCAATATATTGTATGTTGCTTTATTTGGCAAACAGCCTTTATCCAGCATTTCCTCCAGAATTCTAATCCCCTCCGTCGCATTACCAATCTTACAAAATCCTTTAATCAATATATTGTAGGTGAACACATTTGGATTACATCCTTTTTCCACCATATCATCCCACAACTTCCCCGCCTCACTCAATTCTCCTTTCTCACACATGCCATTAATTAAAGTGTTATACGTCAATAAACTTGGAACTGAACCTTTCTCGAACTCATCAAATATTTTCCTAGCCTCCCAAACTTTCCCTTCCTTACAAAGCCAATGAATCAAAGTACTCAATATTGCATTATCCGGCAAACAATCATTTTTCAACATCTTCTTCCACAAGTAACAACCTTCCTCCACTCTGCCTTCTTCACACAACAGATCAATTACTTTACAAGAAAGCGAAGAACTGGGGATATACTTTCTCTGAAGCATATCGTCGAACATGTTAAGCGCTTCCCCGGATTTCTTCTCTTTACAGAAGGCCTCAATCATAACTCCATAAGTAACCTCATTTGGAGCAACACCATTTTCCTCCATTTCATCCATCACTTTAACAGCTTCATTGAACTTTCCCATTTTACAATACCCGTCCATTAAAACCGTATACGTCGTTGCATCTGGAATCCACCCTCTGTCTAGTAACTCCTGAAAAACCCTCTTCCCGTTTCGCATATCGCCCCTCGCCAAATATCCACCGAGAATTGTCGTGTAAGTAACCAAATTTGGTACCATTCCCATCGCAGGCATTTCATCA belongs to Gossypium arboreum isolate Shixiya-1 chromosome 7, ASM2569848v2, whole genome shotgun sequence and includes:
- the LOC108470693 gene encoding pentatricopeptide repeat-containing protein At5g16420, mitochondrial, whose translation is MMRRTQPLHRRLVIGLLHRNNTFRSFASVDLSTVDPSSPLLQYYTVTPPIKPWPQRLHPKRLVSMINRQQNLDLALQIFLYAGKFHPNFCHNFDTYQSIIQKLSRARAFEPMESLISQLQNSQIKCGENLFITVIRNYGLASLPKLAVKTFLRIENFNVQRSVRSLNTLLNVLIQNKRYDLVHLMFKSSKTKFNVIPNVFTGNILIKALCQKKDVEAAYKVLDEMPAMGMVPNLVTYTTILGGYLARGDMRNGKRVFQELLDRGWIPDATTYTVLMDGYCKMGKFNEAVKVMDEMEENGVAPNEVTYGVMIEAFCKEKKSGEALNMFDDMLQRKYIPSSSLSCKVIDLLCEEGRVEEGCYLWKKMLKNDCLPDNAILSTLIHWLCKEGKVWEARKIFDEFEKGSVPSLLTYNTLINGMCEKGELSEAGKLWDDMVEKGCNPNVFTYNILIKGFCKIGNATEGIRILEEMLDKGCLPNKATYNILIEVLQVMGKEGEVEKVVSMAMSSGRVDRSSWDLFLTKIVGKLNNGVDLLHQLLESAN